The Salvelinus namaycush isolate Seneca unplaced genomic scaffold, SaNama_1.0 Scaffold147, whole genome shotgun sequence genome contains a region encoding:
- the LOC120036759 gene encoding zinc finger protein 436-like: MEDCSSQVEPNVKEGEITITLEEEKEEQEQEEETGDLIKTRERPDSHSDSRKSPSEEPDTETPKPARRHHCSYCGNSFTRLLHLKAHERIHTGEKPFHCSQCEKSFRWLTSLKKHERGHTQEKLYQCSLCGKSFTKLGGLTRHERTHTGGDKTYHCSQCGKRFNRLRHLNKHERIHTQEEKTYHCSHCEKTFSQSEDLKAHERIERLCSDLCF; this comes from the exons atggaggACTGCAGCAgccaggtggagcccaatg tgaaggagggagagataacTATCAcattggaggaggagaaggaagaacaagaacaggaggaggagacaggagatctgattaagacca gagagagaccagactctcactctgacagcaGAAAGAGTCCTTCAGAGGAACCAGACAcagagacgcccaaaccagcGAGACGACACCACTGCTCCTACTGTGGAAATAGTTTTACCCGATTACTACACCTGAaagcacatgagagaatacatacaggagaaaagcccttccactgttcccagtgtgaaaagagttttaggtggttaacgagtctgaaaaagcatgagagggGACACACACAAGAAAAGCTCTACCAatgctccctgtgtggaaagagttttaccaagTTAGGGGGTCTGACtaggcatgagaggacacacacaggaggggATAAGacctaccactgctcccagtgtggaaagagatttaacCGGTTAAGGCATCTGAATAagcatgaaagaatacatacacaggaggagaagacctaccactgctctcattgtgagaagacattttcccagtcagaggacctgaaagcacatgagagaatagagagactgtgttctgacttgtgtttttga
- the LOC120036757 gene encoding zinc finger protein 2 homolog, with protein sequence SGIKIHQRIHTGEKHYSCDQCGKSFTTFDSLTVHQKIHTGEKSYSCVQCGMSFKASSNLTTHQRTHTGEKPYSCDQCGKSFTTFDSLTVHQKIHTGEKPYSCVQCGKSFTASSNLTTHQRTHTGEKPYSCDQCGKSFTTSSYLTVHQRLHTGEKPYSCVQCGKSFTASSNLTTHQRTHTGENPYSCDQCGKSFVTSSYLTIHQRTHSGEKLYICDECGKSFTTSGHLTVHQRTHTGEKSYSCDQCGKSFCQSGDLTVHQRTHTGEKPYSCDQCGKSFTTSGSLTLHQRTHTGEKPYSCGQCGKSFCQSSKLTVHQRTHTGEKPYSCNQCGKSFVTSSYLTIHQRTHTGEKPYSCNQCVKSFVTSGQLNAPV encoded by the coding sequence tcaggcattaaaattcatcaaaggatccacacaggagagaaacattatagctgtgatcaatgtgggaagagttttactacatttgactctctgacagtacaccagaaaatacacacaggagagaaatcttatagctgtgttcaatgtgggatgagttttaaagcatctagcaatctgactacacaccagagaacacacacaggagagaaaccttatagctgtgatcaatgtgggaagagttttactacatttgactctctgacagtacaccagaaaatacacacaggagagaaaccttatagctgtgttcaatgtgggaagagttttactgcatctagcaatctgactacacaccagagaacacacacaggagagaaaccttatagctgtgatcaatgtgggaagagttttactacatctagctatctgacagtacaccagagactacacacaggagagaaaccttatagctgtgttcaatgtgggaagagttttactgcatctagcaatctgactacacaccagagaacacacacaggagagaatccttatagctgtgatcaatgtgggaagagttttgttacatctagctatctgactatacaccagagaacacactcaggagagaaaCTATATAtatgtgatgaatgtgggaagagttttactacttctggccatctgacagtgcaccagagaacacacacaggagagaaatcatatagctgtgatcaatgtgggaagagtttttgtcaatctggtgatctgacagtgcaccagagaacacacacaggagagaaaccgtatagctgtgatcaatgtgggaagagttttactacatctggctctctgactttacaccagagaacacacacaggagagaaaccttatagctgtggtcaatgtgggaagagtttttgtcaatctagtaaactgacagtgcaccagagaacacacacaggagagaaaccgtatagctgtaatcaatgtgggaagagttttgttacatctagctatctgactatacaccagagaacacacacaggagagaaaccttatagctgtaatcaatgtgtgaagagttttgttacatctgggCAGCTgaat